A region from the Gossypium hirsutum isolate 1008001.06 chromosome A08, Gossypium_hirsutum_v2.1, whole genome shotgun sequence genome encodes:
- the LOC121205039 gene encoding uncharacterized protein translates to MCLSLDVNVQKMEVKKVKKEKRNIEEDQDDLKTHYKKAQVTLKRVGLGRSSEQWQQEIQEERAQAKYWEKKFQEIQSHNQALEKENQGLKTKVAKLGRSFHHHRSHNSMIELKATLNKIEEMKHNIGGLEAALQDCELRIEQLEEREEQCKGELHHLQDQVGNRDYLIGEALVQIRKVAEHLQDLAVQARTLSIMYESSSDRGRELALLLDRVKTLGLQAKVYL, encoded by the coding sequence ATGTGCTTGAGTCTCGACGTCAatgttcaaaagatggaagtcaagaaggtgaaaaaggaaaagagaaatatCGAGGAAGATCAAGATGATTTAAAGACGCACTACAAGAAGGCTCAGGTAACATTGAAAAGGGTCGGATTAGGGAGATCTTCAGAGCAGTGGCAGCAAGAGATTCAGGAAGAAAGAGCCCAAGCTaagtattgggagaagaagttccaagagataCAGTCGCACAATCAAGCCTTAGAGAAggaaaatcaaggattaaaaactaaggtggcCAAACTTGGACGATCTTTTCACCATCACCGAAGTCATAACTCTATGATCGAGTTAAAGGCAACCTTGaataagatcgaggaaatgaagcacAATATTGGAGGGTTGGAAGCAGCACTACAGGACTGTGAGCTAcggattgagcagctcgaggAAAGAGAAGAACAGTGCAAGGGAGAACTTCACCATCTTCAGGATCAAGTTGGAAATAGGGATTATCTCATAGGAGAAGCCTTAGTTCAGATTCGCAAGGTTGCTGAACACTTGCAGGATTTGGCAGTACAAGCTAGAACGCTGAGTATAATGTATGAGTCATCGTCAGACAGAGGACGAGAGTTAGcattgttattagatagggttaagacttTAGGCCTACAGGCCAAAGtgtatttgtaa
- the LOC121205038 gene encoding uncharacterized protein — protein sequence MKENVAKVRMPMNVIWEEMMKRGMLTSKNDRRETRNYGEFHEVQDCKEFKTLVQGFIDNKELQIFEGNSCGKQVCVLEDEQKGTSRPRIIISLLGNNKVGAQMVPKVVIHKPTPFPYKDSKRVPWSYDCSVTVLEEENIASTSKDVQVEGFHTRSGKQYDTEGVREEPTKSKNVSVEKEKEAKLHRQPTSISILALLLSSEVHWNALMKVLNETYVTHDISVNKLDRLVNNISADNFIYFNDDEIPPGGRGSTKALHITTRCKWYTLPSMLVDNGSALNVLPLSTLNRLPIDGSHMKTCQNVVKAFDGRPWIHSARVVPSSLHQKLKLVTDGRLVTINVEEDIIATVTSKAPYVETNEEYIECSFCSLEFVNATFISERSEPPVPKVAGATRMALQMMVGKGALPGRGLGKYLQGGTQLLELKDKKDRFGLGFKPDYKQRRKEAEKGQERRRARLNGREVEWEPMTFPPLSQTFISGGLLIEESHQVNSIHDEGSEQGNLEGIRPCESRSSLNNWTVEELPGLGVIGLHL from the exons ATGAAGGAAAATGTTGCTAAGGTAAGGATGcctatgaatgtgatttgggagGAGATGATGAAGAGAGGTATGTTAACCTCTAAAAATGACAGAAGAGAAACAAGGAACTATGGTGAGTTCCATGAAGTTCAAGATTGTAAAGAATTCAAGACCTTGGTGCAGGGCTTTATAGACAACAAAGAGCTTCAAATTTTCGAAGGTAACTCTTGTGGAAAACAAGTATGTGTGCTGGAGGATGAACAGAAAGGAACTAGCCGGCCAAGGATTATTATTTCCCTGCTAGGGAATAATAAAGTGGGGGCACAAATGGTGCCTAAGGTCGTTATCCATAAACCTACGCCTTTCCCTTATAAAGATAGCAAGAGGGTACCATGGAGTTATGACTGCAGTGTGACAGTGCTGGAGGAGGAGAATATAGCCAGCACGTCTAAAGATGTACAAGTTGAGGGTTTCCATACACGGAGTGGGAAGCAGTATGATACGGAGGGTGTCAGAGAGGAGCCCACAAAATCAAAAAATGTTAGTGTAGAGAAGGAGAAAGAGGCTAAA ttgcATAGGCAGCCGACTAGCATTTCAATATTGGCTCTACTTCTGAGTTCTGAGGTGCATTGGAatgcattgatgaaggtgctcaatgaaacatatgtcacccatgacatatcTGTTAACAAGCTAGACCGGTTGGTGAATAACATAAGTGCGgataatttcatctacttcaatgatgatgaaatcccaccAGGGGGCAGGGGGTCAAcaaaggccttgcacatcaccaCTCGATGCAAGTGGTACACTCTCCCAAGCATGCTCGTCGATAATGGATCGGCCTTAAATGTTCTACCATTGTCTacattgaacagattacccattgacgGTTCTCACATGAAGACATGTCAAAATGTGGTAAAAGCCTTCGACG ggaggccatggatacattCAGCGAGAGTGGTGCCCTCATCGTTGCACCAAAAGTTAAAGTTAGTGACGGATGGACGGTTAGTGACCATCAATGTAGAGGAGGACATTATAGCCAcagtcactagcaaggccccttatgtcgagACGAACGAAGAATATATTGAGTGTTCCTTTTGCTCTTTAGAATTCGTGAATGCAACCTTCATTTCAGAAAGAAGTGAGCCACCAGTGCCAAAGGTGGCAGGAGCAACGAGGATGGCTCTACAAATGATGGTGGGAAAGGGAGCCTTACCAGGAAGAGGGTTAGGAAAATACCTGCAAGGAGGGACTCAACTCCTAGAACTGAAAGATAAGAAAGATCGCTTTGGTCTGGGCTTCAAGCCAGATTATAAGCAAAGGAGGAAGGAAGCCGAAAAGGGCCAAGAGCGAAGAAGGGCGCGCCTTAATggaagagaagtggagtgggagCCGATGACATTCCCTCCACTATCCCAAACCTTCATATCAGGAGGGTTACTTATAGAAGAAAGTCATCAGGTTAATTCTATACACGACGAAGGATCGGAGcaaggaaaccttgagggcattcgcccttgcGAATCGAGAAGCTCTCTGAATAATTGGACAGTggaggaacttcct ggcctaggagtaataggattACATTTGTAA